Proteins encoded by one window of Nicotiana tabacum cultivar K326 chromosome 10, ASM71507v2, whole genome shotgun sequence:
- the LOC107774015 gene encoding putative pentatricopeptide repeat-containing protein At5g52630, with protein sequence MFKSKTPKTFPSNNATLRYSSATSLVDPTTHQELHQHTFSNQPNDISQTPTSQFSQYLDPRFYLSQLLNCKSLYQVKQVHAQITTNGLIKNQIVANKLLYIYSLHKSLDYAYALFCSLSGKNAVSWSVMIGGYAKAGEFINSLRTFREYLRSGDKPDNYTLPFLIRVCRDTMDLQMGRKIHNVVYKNGLQSDVFVVAALVDMYSKCKVIGDAKQLFDKMPKRDLVTWTVMIGACTECGDPSEALVLFDQMREEDVVPDKVALVNVVNACAKTGAMHKAKVLHEYIVRNKFSLDVILGTAMVDMYAKCGSVDVAREVFDGLREKNVITWSAMIGAYGYHGQGHEAIDMFPMMLRSGILPNKITFVSLLYACSHSGLVEEGKRLFNSMQNEYGVKPDIKHFTCMVDLLGRAGKIDESLELIDHMAVEKDEGLWGALLGACRIHGHVELAEKAAKSLIELQPQNPGHYVLLSNIYAKAGKWQDVAKIRELMTHQKLKKIPGWTWIEVDNKIHRFSVGDHTHHQSKEIYEKLKCLLEELEAAGYVPDTNFVLHDVDEELKLGNLFSHSEKLAIAFGLISTPEHSTIRIMKNLRVCGDCHTFCKFVSQITSRVIVVRDANRFHHFKEGACSCGDYW encoded by the coding sequence ATGTTCAAATCCAAAACCCCAAAGACATTTCCCTCCAACAATGCAACACTTCGTTATTCTTCAGCTACCTCCCTAGTTGACCCCACAACTCATCAAGAACTGCATCAACATACCTTTTCAAATCAACCGAACGACATTTCACAaacaccaacttcacaattttctCAATATTTGGACCCAAGATTCTATCTTTCTCAACTTTTAAATTGTAAAAGTCTTTATCAGGTAAAGCAGGTTCATGCTCAGATAACAACTAATGgattaattaaaaaccaaattgtTGCTAACAAACTTTTATACATATACAGTTTGCATAAGTCTTTGGATTATGCTTATGCCTTGTTTTGTAGTTTGAGTGGAAAAAATGCTGTTTCTTGGAGTGTTATGATTGGTGGTTATGCTAAAGCTGGTGAGTTTATCAACAGCTTAAGGACTTTTAGGGAGTATTTAAGATCTGGGGATAAACCAGATAATTATACTTTGCCTTTTTTGATTAGGGTATGTAGGGATACAATGGACCTTCAAATGGGTAGAAAGATTCATaatgttgtttacaaaaatgGGTTGCAATCAGATGTTTTTGTGGTTGCAGCACTTGTGGATATGTATTCAAAATGTAAGGTTATTGGTGATGCAAAACagttgtttgataaaatgcctaagagGGACCTTGTGACTTGGACAGTCATGATTGGAGCGTGTACGGAGTGTGGGGATCCGAGTGAGGCTTTAGTTTTGTTTGATCAAATGAGAGAGGAAGATGTTGTCCCAGATAAAGTTGCTCTCGTAAATGTAGTAAATGCTTGTGCAAAGACGGGGGCAATGCATAAGGCTAAGGTTTTACATGAATATATAGTGAGGAATAAGTTTTCGTTGGATGTTATCTTGGGGACGGCAATGGTTGACATGTATGCTAAATGTGGATCTGTTGATGTTGCTAGAGAAGTGTTTGATGGTTTGAGAGAAAAGAATGTTATAACTTGGAGCGCGATGATAGGGGCGTATGGTTATCACGGCCAAGGCCACGAAGCTATTGATATGTTCCCTATGATGTTAAGGAGCGGGATATTGCCTAACAAGATCACATTTGTTTCTCTTTTGTATGCGTGTAGTCACAGTGGGCTGGTTGAAGAAGGTAAACGGCTTTTTAATTCTATGCAGAACGAATATGGAGTGAAGCCGGATATTAAACATTTTACTTGTATGGTGGACCTCTTGGGCCGTGCTGGGAAAATTGACGAGTCGTTAGAGTTAATAGATCATATGGCCGTTGAAAAAGATGAAGGGCTTTGGGGGGCATTACTCGGAGCGTGTAGAATTCATGGCCATGTAGAGCTTGCAGAAAAGGCAGCAAAATCCTTGATTGAATTGCAACCTCAAAATCCAGGACATTATGTTTTGCTTTCAAATATATATGCGAAAGCAGGTAAATGGCAAGACGTGGCCAAGATTAGGGAATTAATGACCCatcagaaattgaagaaaattccTGGTTGGACATGGATTGAAGTTGATAACAAGATTCATCGATTTAGCGTTGGAGACCACACCCATCATCAATCAAAGGAGATATACGAGAAGTTGAAATGTCTGCTCGAGGAATTAGAGGCTGCTGGTTATGTCCCTGATACAAACTTTGTGTTGCATGATGTTGATGAGGAACTTAAGCTTGGAAACCTGTTCTCCCATAGTGAAAAGTTGGCTATTGCATTTGGCCTCATAAGCACACCTGAGCATTCTACTATTAGAATTATGAAGAACCTTAGAGTATGTGGTGACTGTCACACATTTTGTAAGTTTGTTTCTCAGATTACAAGTAGGGTGATTGTTGTTCGTGACGCAAATCGGTTTCACCACTTTAAGGAAGGTGCCTGTTCTTGTGGAGATTATTGGTGA
- the LOC107774014 gene encoding kinesin-like protein KIN-5C (The RefSeq protein has 2 substitutions compared to this genomic sequence) has protein sequence MSNKEKGVNVQVLLRCRPFSNDELRNNAPQVVTCNDYQREVAVSQNIAGKHIDRIFTFDKVFGPSAQQRDLYDQAIVPIVNEVLEGFNCTIFAYGQTGTGKTYTMEGECKRSKSGPNGELPQEAGVIPRAVKQVFDTLESQNAEYSVKVTFLELYNEEITDLLAPEDLKVALEDRQKKQLPLMEDGKGGVLVRGLEEEIVTSANEIFTLLERGSAKRRTAETLLNKQSSRSHSLFSITIHIKEATPEGEELIKCGKLNLVDLAGSENISRSGAREGRAREAGEINKSLLTLGRVINALVEHLGHIPYRDSKLTRLLRDSLGGRTKTCIIATVSPAVHCLEETLSTLDYAHRAKNIKNKPEVNQKMMKSTLIKDLYGEIERLKAEVYAAREKNGVYIPKERYYQEENERKAMADQIEQMGVSIENHQKQFEELQSRHDSQVQQCSDLTCKLDVTQKQLNQTSKLLAYTEEQLRQSQYTLKERDFIISEQKKAENALAHQACVLRADLEKSIQENASLFQKIAREDKLSTDNRSLVNNFQAELAKQLGSLSSTLATSVCRQTEHLQCVEKFCHNFLDSHDKAVLDLKRKINSSMALYISHFEAMQNVVRLHKATSNATLEEVSTLASSNSISTKEFLDAEAVEANSMFDELQSTLSTHQGEMAHFARELRQRFNDSTEHLTNISAIIQRFFDKLLDESKRLEKHATTVDEIQTNSIAEFEKAYEEQSKSDAEKLIADVTSLVSNHMRRQKELVGARLVDLRETVSGNRTFLDGHVSSMEGITTDAKRKWQDFYMQAEGETKENADFSAAKHCRMESLMQKCVSTAETALKRWQSTHELVNDMGNQHVLTMHSVVRNICDNNEQHVTDFDSTRESAEEDVKRNSEDIIKSIDSLSGEERGSISGVLDTTSAHSETLDVLKKDHCMQSTSIEQIALETFQQKYMDYEPTGATPIRSEPDVPSKVTIESLRAMPMEVLLEEFRENNSFESFQVKEVKPSLIPRSPFSQINN, from the exons ATgtcaaataaggagaaaggtgtaAATGTTCAGGTTCTGCTTCGTTGCAG GCCGTTTAGTAACGATGAGTTGCGGAATAATGCTCCGCAAGTGGTGACTTGCAATGATTATCAGAGAGAGGTCGCCGTTTCTCAGAACATTGCTGGAAAACACATCGATAGGATTTTTACTTTCGATAAG GTTTTTGGTCCCTCAGCACAGCAAAGGGACCTTTATGATCAAGCAATTGTCCCAATTGTCAATGAAGTTTTAGAGGGATTTAACTGTACAATTTTTGCTTATGGGCAAACTGGTACAGGGAAGACATACACTATGGAAGGTGAATGCAAGAGGTCCAAG AGCGGACCTAATGGAGAGCTGCCACAAGAAGCAGGTGTCATACCTAGAGCAGTGAAGCAAATATTTGATACATTGGAGAGTCAAAATGCAGAATACAGTGTGAAAGTTACATTCTTAGAGTTGTATAATGAAGAAATCACTGACTTGTTAGCCCCTGAGGATTTGAAAGTTGCTTTAGAAGACAGGCAGAAGAAACAATTGCCACTTATGGAAGATGGGAAAGGTGGAGTTCTAGTTAGAGGGCTTGAAGAGGAAATTGTGACAAGTGCCAATGAGATATTCACCTTACTTGAAAGGGGATCAGCAAAACGTCGAACTGCAGAAACCTTGCTCAATAAGCAATCAAG TCGGTCACATTCTCTTTTCTCCATAACCATACACATCAAGGAAGCAACCCCTGAAGGCGAAGAACTTATAAAATGTGGCAAGTTAAATTTAGTTGATTTGGCTGGTTCGGAGAACATTTCTCGCTCTGGAGCTAGGGAG GGTCGTGCAAGGGAAGCTGGAGAAATAAACAAAAGTCTACTCACACTTGGACGAGTGATTAATGCCCTTGTTGAGCATCTTGGGCACATCCCGTACAG AGATAGCAAACTTACGCGTTTGCTGCGGGATTCATTAGGCGGAAGAACAAAAACCTGTATAATTGCCACAGTGTCACCTGCTGTGCACTGTCTTGAGGAGACTCTGAGTACACTAGACTATGCACACAGAGCAAAAAACATAAAGAATAAGCCTGAG GTCAatcaaaaaatgatgaaatcaaccctCATCAAGGATTTGTATGGTGAAATTGAGCGGCTTAAAGCAG AGGTGTATGCTGCTCGTGAGAAAAATGGTGTTTATATACCAAAAGAGCGATATTATCAGGAGGAGAATGAGAGAAAG GCTATGGCGGATCAAATTGAACAAATGGGAGTTAGCATAGAAAACCATCAGAAG CAATTCGAGGAGTTACAAAGTAGACATGACAGTCAGGTTCAGCAGTGCTCAGATTTGACTTGTAAGCTTGATGTAACACAG AAACAATTGAACCAAACAAGCAAATTGCTAGCATACACTGAAGAACAATTAAGACAATCCCAATATACTCTGAAGGAGCGGGATTTCATCATCTCTGAACAAAAAAAAGCTG AAAATGCGCTGGCTCACCAAGCATGTGTTTTACGGGCCGACTTGGAGAAATCAATTCAAGAGAATGCTTCCTTATTTCAAAAAATTG CTAGAGAGGATAAACTCAGTACTGATAATAGGTCTCTGGTAAACAACTTCCAAGCTGAGCTTGCGAAGCAACTTGGTTCTCTTTCCAGCACATTGGCAACTTCAGTGTGTCGACAAACTGAACACCTCCAATGCGTTGAGAAATTCTGTCATAATTTTCTTGATTCACATGACAAG GCTGTCCTAGACTTGAAGAGGAAAATTAATTCTTCAATGGCCTTGTACATATCTCACTTTGAGGCTATGCAAAATGTAGTGAGGCTGCATAAAGCTACCTCTAATGCTACTCTGGAGGAAGTTTCAACTTTGGCATCTTCTAATTCAATTTCCACCAAAGAA TTTTTAGACGCAGAGGCTGTGGAAGCAAATTCCATGTTTGATGAACTTCAGAGCACTTTGTCAACCCACCAAGGAGAGATGGCACATTTTGCTAGAGAGCTCCGTCAG AGATTTAATGACAGTACAGAGCATTTGACAAATATCTCTGCAATCATTCAAAGATTTTTTGACAAGCTTTTGGACGAATCAAAAAGACTTGAAAAGCATGCAACAACAGTTGATGAGATTCAAACGAAATCTATTGCTGAATTTGAGAAGGCATACGAG GAGCAATCAAAATCAGATGCAGAGAAGCTTATTGCTGATGTGACTTCCTTGGTCTCCAATCACATGCGTCGTCAAAAAGAACTG GTGGGTGCAAGGCTTGTTGATCTTAGAGAAACTGTTTCTGGAAATAGGACATTCTTGGATGGGCATGTATCCTCTATGGAAGGTATTACAACAGATGCAAAAAGAAAATGGCAGGACTTCTATATGCAAGCAGAAGGCGAGACCAAAGAAAATGCTGATTTCTCAGCTGCTAAACACTGCCGAATGGAATCACTCATGCAGAAGTG TGTAAGCACTGCTGAAACAGCTCTGAAACGGTGGCAAAGTACACATGAATTGGTTAACGACATGGGCAATCAACACGTCTTGACAATGCATTCGGTTGTCAG GAACATATGCGATAACAATGAGCAACATGTAACTGATTTTGACTCCACAAGGGAATCTGCTGAAGAAGATGTGAAAAGGAATAGCGAAGATATCATTAAATCTATTGACA GCTTGTCAGGCGAAGAGAGAGGATCTATATCTGGCGTTTTGGATACTACCAGTGCACACTCAGAGACCCTTGATGTACTTAAGAAAGATCACTGCATGCAGTCTACCTCCATTGAACAGATAGCCCTTGAAACTTTTCAGCAGAAGTATATG GATTATGAGCCAACTGGAGCAACACCAATTAGGTCTGAGCCAGATGTACCAAGCAAGGTTACAATTGAGTCGTTGCGTGCCATGCCAATGGAGGTTCTACTAGAGGAATTCCGAGAGAACAATTCATTCGAGTCATTTCAAGTAAAGGAAGTAAAGCCATCACTTATCCCACGATCACCTTTCTCACAGATTAACAATTAG
- the LOC107774014 gene encoding kinesin-like protein KIN-5C isoform X1, translated as MSNKEKGVNVQVLLRCRPFSNDELRNNAPQVVTCNDYQREVAVSQNIAGKHIDRIFTFDKVFGPSAQQRDLYDQAIVPIVNEVLEGFNCTIFAYGQTGTGKTYTMEGECKRSKSGPNGELPQEAGVIPRAVKQIFDTLESQNAEYSVKVTFLELYNEEITDLLAPEDLKVALEDRQKKQLPLMEDGKGGVLVRGLEEEIVTSANEIFTLLERGSAKRRTAETLLNKQSSRSHSLFSITIHIKEATPEGEELIKCGKLNLVDLAGSENISRSGAREGRAREAGEINKSLLTLGRVINALVEHLGHIPYRDSKLTRLLRDSLGGRTKTCIIATVSPAVHCLEETLSTLDYAHRAKNIKNKPEVNQKMMKSTLIKDLYGEIERLKAEVYAAREKNGVYIPKERYYQEENERKAMADQIEQMGVSIENHQKVVLDGESCSCLFPIFSTYVNNNLCLVCNNQQFEELQSRHDSQVQQCSDLTCKLDVTQKQLNQTSKLLAYTEEQLRQSQYTLKERDFIISEQKKAENALAHQACVLRADLEKSIQENASLFQKIAREDKLSTDNRSLVNNFQAELAKQLGSLSSTLATSVCRQTEHLQCVEKFCHNFLDSHDKAVLDLKRKINSSMALYISHFEAMQNVVRLHKATSNATLEEVSTLASSNSISTKEFLDAEAVEANSMFDELQSTLSTHQGEMAHFARELRQRFNDSTEHLTNISAIIQRFFDKLLDESKRLEKHATTVDEIQTKSIAEFEKAYEEQSKSDAEKLIADVTSLVSNHMRRQKELVGARLVDLRETVSGNRTFLDGHVSSMEGITTDAKRKWQDFYMQAEGETKENADFSAAKHCRMESLMQKCVSTAETALKRWQSTHELVNDMGNQHVLTMHSVVRNICDNNEQHVTDFDSTRESAEEDVKRNSEDIIKSIDSLSGEERGSISGVLDTTSAHSETLDVLKKDHCMQSTSIEQIALETFQQKYMDYEPTGATPIRSEPDVPSKVTIESLRAMPMEVLLEEFRENNSFESFQVKEVKPSLIPRSPFSQINN; from the exons ATgtcaaataaggagaaaggtgtaAATGTTCAGGTTCTGCTTCGTTGCAG GCCGTTTAGTAACGATGAGTTGCGGAATAATGCTCCGCAAGTGGTGACTTGCAATGATTATCAGAGAGAGGTCGCCGTTTCTCAGAACATTGCTGGAAAACACATCGATAGGATTTTTACTTTCGATAAG GTTTTTGGTCCCTCAGCACAGCAAAGGGACCTTTATGATCAAGCAATTGTCCCAATTGTCAATGAAGTTTTAGAGGGATTTAACTGTACAATTTTTGCTTATGGGCAAACTGGTACAGGGAAGACATACACTATGGAAGGTGAATGCAAGAGGTCCAAG AGCGGACCTAATGGAGAGCTGCCACAAGAAGCAGGTGTCATACCTAGAGCAGTGAAGCAAATATTTGATACATTGGAGAGTCAAAATGCAGAATACAGTGTGAAAGTTACATTCTTAGAGTTGTATAATGAAGAAATCACTGACTTGTTAGCCCCTGAGGATTTGAAAGTTGCTTTAGAAGACAGGCAGAAGAAACAATTGCCACTTATGGAAGATGGGAAAGGTGGAGTTCTAGTTAGAGGGCTTGAAGAGGAAATTGTGACAAGTGCCAATGAGATATTCACCTTACTTGAAAGGGGATCAGCAAAACGTCGAACTGCAGAAACCTTGCTCAATAAGCAATCAAG TCGGTCACATTCTCTTTTCTCCATAACCATACACATCAAGGAAGCAACCCCTGAAGGCGAAGAACTTATAAAATGTGGCAAGTTAAATTTAGTTGATTTGGCTGGTTCGGAGAACATTTCTCGCTCTGGAGCTAGGGAG GGTCGTGCAAGGGAAGCTGGAGAAATAAACAAAAGTCTACTCACACTTGGACGAGTGATTAATGCCCTTGTTGAGCATCTTGGGCACATCCCGTACAG AGATAGCAAACTTACGCGTTTGCTGCGGGATTCATTAGGCGGAAGAACAAAAACCTGTATAATTGCCACAGTGTCACCTGCTGTGCACTGTCTTGAGGAGACTCTGAGTACACTAGACTATGCACACAGAGCAAAAAACATAAAGAATAAGCCTGAG GTCAatcaaaaaatgatgaaatcaaccctCATCAAGGATTTGTATGGTGAAATTGAGCGGCTTAAAGCAG AGGTGTATGCTGCTCGTGAGAAAAATGGTGTTTATATACCAAAAGAGCGATATTATCAGGAGGAGAATGAGAGAAAG GCTATGGCGGATCAAATTGAACAAATGGGAGTTAGCATAGAAAACCATCAGAAGGTAGTGCTTGACGGAGAATCTTGTAGTTGTCTATTTCCTATATTTTCCACTTATGTGAATAATAACTTGtgtttggtttgtaataatcaGCAATTCGAGGAGTTACAAAGTAGACATGACAGTCAGGTTCAGCAGTGCTCAGATTTGACTTGTAAGCTTGATGTAACACAG AAACAATTGAACCAAACAAGCAAATTGCTAGCATACACTGAAGAACAATTAAGACAATCCCAATATACTCTGAAGGAGCGGGATTTCATCATCTCTGAACAAAAAAAAGCTG AAAATGCGCTGGCTCACCAAGCATGTGTTTTACGGGCCGACTTGGAGAAATCAATTCAAGAGAATGCTTCCTTATTTCAAAAAATTG CTAGAGAGGATAAACTCAGTACTGATAATAGGTCTCTGGTAAACAACTTCCAAGCTGAGCTTGCGAAGCAACTTGGTTCTCTTTCCAGCACATTGGCAACTTCAGTGTGTCGACAAACTGAACACCTCCAATGCGTTGAGAAATTCTGTCATAATTTTCTTGATTCACATGACAAG GCTGTCCTAGACTTGAAGAGGAAAATTAATTCTTCAATGGCCTTGTACATATCTCACTTTGAGGCTATGCAAAATGTAGTGAGGCTGCATAAAGCTACCTCTAATGCTACTCTGGAGGAAGTTTCAACTTTGGCATCTTCTAATTCAATTTCCACCAAAGAA TTTTTAGACGCAGAGGCTGTGGAAGCAAATTCCATGTTTGATGAACTTCAGAGCACTTTGTCAACCCACCAAGGAGAGATGGCACATTTTGCTAGAGAGCTCCGTCAG AGATTTAATGACAGTACAGAGCATTTGACAAATATCTCTGCAATCATTCAAAGATTTTTTGACAAGCTTTTGGACGAATCAAAAAGACTTGAAAAGCATGCAACAACAGTTGATGAGATTCAAACGAAATCTATTGCTGAATTTGAGAAGGCATACGAG GAGCAATCAAAATCAGATGCAGAGAAGCTTATTGCTGATGTGACTTCCTTGGTCTCCAATCACATGCGTCGTCAAAAAGAACTG GTGGGTGCAAGGCTTGTTGATCTTAGAGAAACTGTTTCTGGAAATAGGACATTCTTGGATGGGCATGTATCCTCTATGGAAGGTATTACAACAGATGCAAAAAGAAAATGGCAGGACTTCTATATGCAAGCAGAAGGCGAGACCAAAGAAAATGCTGATTTCTCAGCTGCTAAACACTGCCGAATGGAATCACTCATGCAGAAGTG TGTAAGCACTGCTGAAACAGCTCTGAAACGGTGGCAAAGTACACATGAATTGGTTAACGACATGGGCAATCAACACGTCTTGACAATGCATTCGGTTGTCAG GAACATATGCGATAACAATGAGCAACATGTAACTGATTTTGACTCCACAAGGGAATCTGCTGAAGAAGATGTGAAAAGGAATAGCGAAGATATCATTAAATCTATTGACA GCTTGTCAGGCGAAGAGAGAGGATCTATATCTGGCGTTTTGGATACTACCAGTGCACACTCAGAGACCCTTGATGTACTTAAGAAAGATCACTGCATGCAGTCTACCTCCATTGAACAGATAGCCCTTGAAACTTTTCAGCAGAAGTATATG GATTATGAGCCAACTGGAGCAACACCAATTAGGTCTGAGCCAGATGTACCAAGCAAGGTTACAATTGAGTCGTTGCGTGCCATGCCAATGGAGGTTCTACTAGAGGAATTCCGAGAGAACAATTCATTCGAGTCATTTCAAGTAAAGGAAGTAAAGCCATCACTTATCCCACGATCACCTTTCTCACAGATTAACAATTAG